The genomic DNA CACCAGGTCATAGTCATTGGTTGTTTCTTCAAGGATGGCCATAGAACCCAAGGCGCCCGCTACCCCTTTCCCCCCTTCCGCAATCAGGTAATGATCCGGATACTTATTTACAAGCAAAGTCGCATCATCTCGGTATCTGCGGTACGTATCCCGATCTGCATACGTGATCTTCATACCCTGCTGCGTGGCGTAGCTAAGGGTGGGGTTTAAATGATCCGCTTCTTCGCCGCGAATAACGGCCACAGTGGGGATATTCATTTCCCTTCCTGCTGCTGCAACTGCGGCGATGTGATTTGAGTAGGCCCCACCCACCGTAAGGATTCCGGTCTTGCCCGAATACGGAAAATCGTTCAACACAGGAAGCAGCTTTCTGGCCTTATTGCCGGATATCTCCTCATGAATGAGGTCATCACGCTTCATCCACACCTCCATGCCTGCACGCTCAAATGCAGGTCGCTCGATACGCATAACGGGTGAGGGTAGTTGAAGAAAGTCCATAAGGCAAAGGTATACAGTTCCGGTTTGGACGGATTAAGGTTTAAGGTTCAAAGTTTAAGGTTTAGATTAAGATGCCAGATGATAAGAAAATAGAGGT from Flavobacteriales bacterium includes the following:
- a CDS encoding pyridoxal-phosphate dependent enzyme is translated as MDFLQLPSPVMRIERPAFERAGMEVWMKRDDLIHEEISGNKARKLLPVLNDFPYSGKTGILTVGGAYSNHIAAVAAAGREMNIPTVAVIRGEEADHLNPTLSYATQQGMKITYADRDTYRRYRDDATLLVNKYPDHYLIAEGGKGVAGALGSMAILEETTNDYDLVTVPCGTGTTLAGLILSASEGTKVTGFAVFKEAPWMVGDVQEMLDEAMPGLGFENISCTWEVTTHDPYGGYAKWTPELLEYITSFYDSTGVLLDPVYTSKMMLGLEKKALSGLLPEGIRVLAIHTGGLQGWLGFEERWGIRRPDK